A section of the Methanothermobacter sp. genome encodes:
- the sepS gene encoding O-phosphoserine--tRNA ligase, producing the protein MKKKDIVKLSRRDFERAWLESGKLLKKPHHDMQYPRLRFGVGKSHILYDTIWMIREAYLRLGFSEMVNPVFIDEEHIYRQFGPEAPAVLDRCFYLGGLPRPDIGLGLDKIRMIEDMGVEVTEDRIQSLKEVFRSYKKGDISGDDLVLEVSGALEVESHDALRIIERVFPEIRDLKPVAGRTTLRSHMTSGWFISLQNIHDRYPLPLKLFSIDRCFRREQREDSSHLMTYHSASCVFVDDEVPLDVGKAVAEGLLEHFGFSRFKFLPDEKKSKYYIPGTQTEVYAYHPGLRDWVEIATFGLYSPIALSMYGIDEEVMNLGVGVERVAMILNQVDDVREMVYPQIHGPWSLTDRDIAGMLRINLHPVTSDGRMLMERIIETWRAHADAESPCSFEVYSGEFLGRRIRVEAVEDEENTRLLGPAVWNTIYIHDGNILGVPPGTELDNELIASARRDGLNTGITYMDALAAEAAYRVEEMAVSGADEVEVRSTIARSLSDLNLILDDVAMRYITGRNREIDLRGPLFSTVRGRLE; encoded by the coding sequence TTGAAGAAGAAGGATATAGTTAAACTATCAAGGAGGGACTTTGAGAGGGCATGGCTTGAGAGCGGGAAGCTCCTTAAAAAGCCCCACCATGACATGCAGTATCCACGCCTGAGGTTTGGTGTGGGAAAATCCCACATCCTCTATGACACCATCTGGATGATAAGGGAGGCCTACCTCAGGCTGGGTTTCAGTGAGATGGTGAACCCGGTATTCATAGACGAGGAGCACATATACCGCCAGTTCGGCCCCGAGGCCCCGGCGGTCCTGGACCGCTGCTTCTACCTGGGGGGGCTTCCAAGGCCAGACATAGGCCTGGGCCTTGATAAGATCCGGATGATAGAGGATATGGGAGTTGAGGTGACAGAGGACAGAATCCAGAGCCTCAAGGAGGTCTTCAGGTCCTACAAGAAGGGTGACATCTCAGGGGACGACCTCGTCCTTGAGGTATCCGGGGCCCTTGAGGTTGAAAGCCATGACGCCCTCAGGATCATCGAGAGGGTGTTCCCTGAGATAAGGGACCTCAAGCCCGTGGCAGGTAGGACAACCCTTAGGTCCCATATGACCTCCGGATGGTTCATATCCCTGCAGAACATACATGACAGGTACCCCCTCCCCCTGAAACTCTTCTCAATTGACCGGTGCTTCAGGAGGGAGCAGAGGGAGGATTCAAGTCACCTCATGACCTATCACTCAGCCTCATGTGTCTTTGTGGACGATGAGGTCCCCCTCGACGTTGGGAAGGCAGTGGCCGAGGGCCTGCTTGAGCACTTCGGCTTCTCAAGGTTCAAGTTTCTGCCTGATGAGAAGAAATCCAAGTACTACATTCCCGGGACCCAGACAGAGGTCTACGCCTACCACCCTGGCCTCCGGGACTGGGTTGAAATTGCAACCTTCGGGTTATACTCCCCCATAGCACTCTCAATGTACGGTATAGACGAGGAGGTCATGAACCTCGGGGTGGGTGTTGAACGTGTGGCCATGATACTCAACCAGGTGGATGACGTCCGGGAGATGGTCTACCCCCAGATCCATGGCCCCTGGAGTCTCACCGACAGGGACATCGCCGGCATGCTCAGGATAAACCTCCACCCTGTAACCTCAGATGGCAGGATGCTGATGGAGAGGATAATTGAAACCTGGAGGGCCCATGCAGACGCAGAGTCACCCTGCAGCTTTGAGGTTTACAGTGGTGAATTCCTTGGGAGGAGGATCAGGGTGGAGGCAGTTGAGGATGAGGAGAACACACGGCTCCTTGGACCGGCGGTCTGGAACACCATCTACATCCACGATGGCAACATACTGGGTGTTCCACCCGGGACTGAACTGGACAACGAACTCATAGCCAGCGCCCGGCGGGATGGCCTCAACACAGGGATAACCTACATGGATGCACTTGCAGCCGAGGCAGCCTACAGGGTGGAGGAGATGGCTGTGAGCGGCGCCGATGAGGTTGAGGTGAGGAGCACGATAGCAAGGTCCCTCTCTGACCTGAACCTCATCCTGGATGATGTGGCCATGAGGTACATAACAGGCAGAAACCGTGAGATAGACCTGAGGGGCCCCCTCTTCTCAACGGTAAGGGGCAGGCTGGAGTGA
- the tfrA gene encoding fumarate reductase (CoM/CoB) subunit TfrA: protein MESELYECDVLIIGSGGAGCRAAIEVSEHKLTPIIVSKGLSFKSGCTGMAEGGYNAAFACVDPEDSPDVHFEDTMRGGGFINDPRLVRILVDEAPDRLRDLEEYGALFDRQESGLLDQRPFGGQTYRRTCYHGDRTGHEMIMALKEEVIRRDIETIDEVMITSLLVEDGSVLGAMGVSIRNSEPVAFRASSTILASGGAGHIYPVTSNTMQKGGDGFAIAWKAGADLIDMEQVQFHPTGMVYPESRRGVLVTEAVRGEGGILLNSEGERFMGRYDPRGELATRDVVARAIYTEIMEGRGTENGGVYLDVSHLPDEVIEEKLETMLLQFLDVGVDIRSEPMEVAPTAHHFMGGVRIDEWGRTNLRNFFAAGEVAGGVHGANRLGGNALADTQVFGRRAGISAAKNAMDSSMRQVRPLIEEEEQRIKGLVRDGSIRPAEIRDELHEAMWSDVAIVRSRRSLESAMSRISTLMDKLGDLDVPETGGFNSNLLEALELENMLITASLVTRSALIREESRGSHYREDFPETRPEWKRSILLNRKGDPQFIER, encoded by the coding sequence ATGGAAAGCGAGCTTTACGAATGTGATGTTCTCATAATAGGCTCAGGCGGAGCCGGCTGCAGGGCAGCAATTGAGGTTTCTGAACACAAACTGACACCAATCATAGTTTCAAAAGGTTTATCATTCAAATCAGGATGCACAGGAATGGCTGAGGGCGGATACAACGCCGCATTCGCATGCGTTGATCCAGAGGACAGTCCCGATGTCCACTTTGAGGATACAATGAGGGGCGGGGGATTCATCAACGACCCCAGACTTGTCCGTATACTGGTGGACGAGGCCCCTGACAGGCTGAGGGACCTTGAAGAATATGGTGCACTCTTTGACCGCCAGGAGTCAGGCCTCCTGGATCAGAGGCCCTTCGGAGGCCAGACCTACAGGAGGACATGCTACCATGGGGACAGGACAGGCCATGAGATGATCATGGCCCTCAAGGAGGAGGTTATAAGGAGGGACATAGAGACCATCGATGAGGTGATGATAACCTCACTCCTTGTTGAGGATGGCAGCGTCCTTGGCGCCATGGGTGTATCCATCAGGAATTCGGAGCCTGTGGCCTTCAGGGCCTCCTCCACCATACTGGCATCAGGGGGGGCAGGCCACATATACCCTGTGACCTCCAACACCATGCAGAAGGGCGGTGATGGCTTTGCAATTGCCTGGAAGGCGGGGGCTGACCTCATAGACATGGAACAGGTCCAGTTCCACCCCACCGGCATGGTCTACCCTGAGTCACGGAGGGGGGTCCTTGTGACGGAGGCCGTGAGGGGTGAGGGCGGTATACTCCTCAACAGTGAGGGTGAACGGTTCATGGGCCGCTATGACCCCCGAGGGGAACTTGCAACAAGGGACGTGGTTGCAAGGGCCATATACACCGAGATAATGGAGGGCAGGGGGACCGAGAACGGCGGCGTCTACCTCGATGTGAGCCACCTCCCTGATGAGGTTATAGAGGAGAAACTTGAGACCATGCTACTCCAGTTCCTGGATGTGGGCGTGGATATAAGGTCCGAGCCAATGGAGGTTGCACCCACAGCACACCACTTCATGGGGGGTGTCAGGATAGATGAGTGGGGCAGAACCAACCTCAGGAACTTCTTCGCAGCGGGAGAGGTGGCAGGCGGTGTCCACGGGGCCAACAGGCTCGGAGGAAATGCCCTGGCCGATACCCAGGTATTCGGGAGGAGGGCAGGCATATCGGCTGCAAAAAACGCCATGGATTCATCCATGAGACAGGTCAGGCCACTCATTGAGGAGGAAGAACAGCGGATTAAGGGCCTGGTCCGCGATGGATCCATAAGGCCGGCTGAGATAAGGGATGAACTCCATGAGGCGATGTGGAGTGATGTTGCAATTGTGAGGAGCCGGAGGTCACTTGAATCTGCAATGTCCAGGATTTCCACGCTGATGGATAAACTGGGGGACCTTGATGTCCCTGAGACAGGAGGGTTTAACAGCAACCTCCTGGAGGCCCTTGAACTTGAGAACATGCTCATAACAGCCTCACTGGTGACCCGCTCAGCCCTTATACGGGAGGAGAGCAGGGGGTCCCACTACCGGGAGGATTTCCCTGAAACACGCCCAGAATGGAAAAGGAGCATATTACTAAACAGGAAGGGAGATCCTCAGTTCATAGAGAGATGA
- a CDS encoding HAD family hydrolase — protein MIALFDIDKTLIHRSEVHEEAFSHAFREVYGVDATVDLIDYHGKTDPAIAREVLSLLGLKSEDIDDGMDDFLHELVVYVGKNIQYDDIRLIDGVMEFLEALRSCSACMGIVTGNLKEIAFMKLERAGIAGYFSFGGFGSDSPIREELTEIAVKRGLEMGASGRIVLFGDTPYDMMAGAHVGALKIGIAAGRYGEADLTRAGADHVFRDYRSPEIMDMVTSEQF, from the coding sequence ATGATCGCACTATTCGACATAGACAAAACCCTCATACACCGCTCAGAGGTCCATGAGGAGGCATTCAGCCATGCTTTCAGGGAAGTCTACGGTGTTGACGCCACCGTTGACCTCATAGATTACCATGGAAAAACAGACCCTGCAATAGCCAGGGAGGTCCTCAGCCTCCTGGGCCTCAAATCAGAGGATATAGATGATGGTATGGATGACTTCCTCCATGAACTCGTAGTTTATGTGGGAAAAAACATCCAGTACGATGATATCAGACTCATAGATGGTGTTATGGAGTTTCTTGAGGCTCTAAGATCCTGCAGTGCCTGCATGGGGATTGTCACAGGTAACCTGAAGGAAATAGCCTTCATGAAGCTTGAGAGGGCTGGAATTGCAGGTTACTTCTCATTCGGGGGCTTTGGGAGTGACAGCCCCATAAGGGAGGAGCTCACAGAAATCGCGGTTAAAAGGGGACTTGAGATGGGGGCCTCGGGAAGAATCGTCCTCTTCGGTGACACACCCTACGATATGATGGCCGGGGCCCATGTGGGTGCCCTTAAGATTGGAATAGCAGCCGGGAGGTACGGGGAGGCAGATCTCACACGGGCCGGGGCTGATCATGTCTTCAGAGACTACCGCAGCCCTGAGATAATGGATATGGTGACCTCTGAGCAGTTTTAA
- a CDS encoding amidohydrolase family protein, with amino-acid sequence MENESILIHGAQVLDAAGPRRGSVLIEGNTIEEVSDTLSPGDADTVIDGHGKLIIPGLVNTHTHLSMTLFRGMADDLPLDRWLNDHIWPAEAHLNGEYCHAGALLGCVEMIRSGTTTFNDMYFYMDEVARAVDEAGLRCVLSHGMIDLGDDDKRRAEIRESLRIIRECHGMADGRIRVALGPHSPYTCSEELLRETARLAAEHGVGIHIHVSETENEVREVSEAHGMSPVEYLDSTGVLGPGTVAAHCVWLSENEMEILSERGVKVSHNPSSNMKLASGPSPVPELMERGVNVSIGTDGAASNNNLDMFEEMKTASLLQKVSLHDPTALPAMDVFRMATVNGAKALGVNSGLIEEGMLADLVVLNTRRPHLTPWRNPASHLVYSASGADVDTVICDGRILLLEGELKVLDEEHVMELAEGAAEELASKQ; translated from the coding sequence ATGGAGAATGAGAGCATACTGATACATGGCGCCCAGGTCCTTGACGCAGCAGGCCCCCGCAGGGGATCGGTTCTGATTGAGGGTAACACCATAGAGGAGGTTTCAGACACCCTGAGTCCAGGTGACGCTGACACCGTCATTGATGGCCACGGGAAACTCATCATCCCGGGTCTTGTGAATACACACACCCACCTCTCAATGACACTGTTCAGGGGGATGGCAGATGACCTCCCCCTTGACAGGTGGCTGAATGACCATATCTGGCCAGCCGAGGCCCACCTCAACGGGGAGTACTGCCATGCAGGGGCCCTCCTTGGATGTGTGGAGATGATAAGGTCAGGTACAACCACCTTCAATGACATGTACTTCTACATGGATGAAGTGGCCCGTGCAGTGGATGAGGCGGGGCTGAGATGCGTTCTGAGTCACGGGATGATAGACCTGGGGGATGATGATAAGAGGAGGGCTGAGATCAGGGAGAGCCTCCGGATAATCCGTGAATGCCACGGGATGGCAGATGGACGCATAAGGGTTGCCCTTGGACCCCACAGCCCCTACACCTGCTCAGAGGAACTCCTCCGAGAAACCGCTCGACTGGCGGCTGAACACGGTGTTGGTATCCACATCCACGTATCTGAAACAGAAAATGAGGTCAGGGAGGTCTCAGAGGCCCATGGAATGTCCCCTGTTGAGTACCTGGATTCTACAGGCGTCCTTGGACCGGGGACCGTGGCCGCCCACTGTGTCTGGCTGAGCGAAAATGAAATGGAGATCCTCTCAGAGAGGGGGGTGAAGGTCTCACACAACCCCTCAAGCAATATGAAACTGGCATCAGGCCCCTCACCTGTACCTGAACTCATGGAGAGGGGTGTTAACGTCTCCATCGGGACAGACGGGGCCGCCTCAAACAATAACCTGGATATGTTTGAGGAGATGAAGACCGCCTCACTGCTCCAGAAGGTCAGCCTCCATGACCCCACGGCACTCCCCGCCATGGATGTATTCCGGATGGCAACAGTGAATGGTGCCAAGGCCCTGGGAGTCAATTCTGGCCTCATAGAGGAGGGCATGCTGGCGGATCTTGTGGTCCTGAACACCCGCAGACCACACCTCACACCCTGGAGGAACCCGGCCTCACACCTCGTCTACTCTGCCAGTGGCGCGGATGTTGATACTGTGATATGTGACGGGAGGATTCTGCTACTGGAGGGTGAACTGAAGGTGCTGGACGAGGAACACGTCATGGAACTTGCAGAGGGTGCTGCAGAGGAGCTTGCATCAAAACAGTAG
- the hisG gene encoding ATP phosphoribosyltransferase, which yields MKIRIAVPSKGRISEPAIRLLENAGVGLKDTINRKLFSKTQHPQIDVMFSRAADIPEFVADGAADLGITGYDLIVERGSEVEILEDLNYGRASLVLAAPEDSPIDKPGDIPDGAVIATEFPRITEDYIRKRNIGAEIVELTGSTEIAPFIGVADLITDLSSTGTTLRMNHLKVIDTLLESSVKLIANPESYRSKGQLIEELRTGIRGVIDAEGRRLVMLNIDRKNLDRVRALMPGMTGPTVSEVLSDNGVVAVHAVVDEKDVFNLVNRLKAVGARDILVVPIERIIP from the coding sequence ATGAAGATAAGAATAGCGGTTCCCTCAAAGGGAAGGATAAGCGAACCTGCAATAAGGCTACTTGAAAATGCAGGTGTGGGGCTGAAGGATACAATTAACAGGAAGCTATTTTCAAAGACACAGCACCCCCAGATCGATGTCATGTTCAGCAGGGCAGCCGATATACCCGAATTCGTTGCAGATGGGGCGGCTGACCTTGGTATCACAGGGTACGACCTCATAGTGGAGAGGGGGAGTGAGGTTGAAATCCTTGAGGACCTCAACTATGGGAGGGCCAGCCTTGTCCTGGCAGCCCCTGAGGACTCCCCCATTGATAAACCAGGGGACATACCCGACGGTGCGGTCATAGCAACAGAGTTTCCCAGGATAACAGAGGACTACATCAGAAAAAGGAACATAGGGGCCGAGATAGTTGAACTCACAGGCTCCACAGAGATAGCGCCCTTCATCGGGGTGGCGGACCTCATAACCGACCTCAGCAGCACAGGCACCACACTCAGGATGAACCACCTCAAGGTCATTGACACACTCCTTGAGAGTTCAGTGAAACTCATAGCAAACCCTGAAAGTTACAGAAGCAAGGGACAGCTGATAGAGGAGCTCAGAACGGGTATACGGGGAGTTATAGATGCAGAGGGCCGCAGACTCGTAATGCTGAACATAGACAGAAAAAACCTTGATCGTGTGAGGGCACTCATGCCAGGCATGACAGGACCCACGGTCTCTGAGGTGCTCTCAGATAATGGGGTTGTGGCTGTCCACGCGGTTGTGGATGAGAAGGATGTCTTCAACCTGGTGAACAGGCTCAAGGCCGTGGGGGCAAGGGACATACTGGTTGTGCCAATTGAGAGGATAATCCCCTGA
- a CDS encoding fumarylacetoacetate hydrolase family protein — MKFLRFSDGGRVLCGFTDGEKVFQVESDQYLLEDPEVISEHDMGDLRILPPVSPSKIICVGLNYRDHAAELGMDIPDEPVIFLKPPTAVIGHGDAIVYPAMSSEVDHEVELAAVISERARHVNSEEADEFIAGYTVLNDVTARDLQRRDGQWTRAKSFDTFCPIGPFIETDIRPSNLDISLELNGVLRQSSSTSNMIFTVQELVEFISEVMTLEPGDIIATGTPPGVGEMKPGDTVRATVEGVGTLENRVESSDNIQ, encoded by the coding sequence ATGAAGTTCCTCCGGTTTTCAGATGGCGGAAGGGTTCTCTGCGGCTTTACAGACGGAGAAAAGGTATTTCAGGTTGAAAGTGATCAATACCTCCTTGAAGACCCTGAGGTTATCTCGGAACATGATATGGGGGACTTGAGGATCCTCCCACCGGTTTCACCCTCAAAGATTATCTGTGTGGGTCTCAACTACAGGGACCATGCAGCTGAACTTGGAATGGACATCCCCGATGAACCCGTCATATTCCTCAAGCCACCAACCGCGGTCATAGGTCATGGTGATGCAATAGTATACCCTGCAATGTCCTCAGAGGTTGACCATGAGGTTGAACTTGCAGCGGTTATATCAGAAAGGGCAAGGCACGTTAATTCAGAGGAGGCGGATGAATTCATAGCAGGCTACACGGTCCTCAATGATGTAACTGCAAGGGACCTCCAGAGGCGCGACGGCCAGTGGACCCGTGCAAAGAGCTTTGACACCTTCTGCCCCATAGGGCCATTCATAGAAACTGATATCAGACCCAGCAACCTTGACATATCCCTTGAACTCAATGGGGTACTCAGGCAGTCATCCAGCACATCCAACATGATATTCACCGTCCAGGAACTGGTTGAGTTCATATCAGAGGTCATGACACTGGAGCCCGGCGATATCATTGCAACCGGCACACCACCAGGAGTTGGAGAGATGAAACCGGGTGACACCGTCAGGGCCACAGTTGAGGGTGTGGGAACACTTGAAAACAGGGTTGAATCTTCAGATAACATCCAGTGA
- the leuS gene encoding leucine--tRNA ligase, whose protein sequence is MKSKSHDGGDSVDIESKWRDRWRDAGIFHADPDDREKIFLTVAYPYPSGAMHIGHGRTYTVPDVYARFKRMQGYNVLFPMAWHVTGAPVIGIARRIQRKDPWTLKIYREVHKVPEDELERFSDPEYIVEYFSREYRSVMEDMGYSIDWRREFKTTDPTYSSFIQWQIGKLREMGLVRKGAHPVKYCPDCENPVGDHDLLEGEGVAINQLTLLKFRMDDSYLVAATFRPETIYGATNLWLNPEEEYVRVRTGGEEWIVSRASLDNLSHQKLDLEVEGEVDPEELIGREVENPVTRERHPILPASFVDPEYATGVVFSVPAHAPADFIALEDLRKNSELLERYGLGDVIKGLEPINVITVEGYGMFPAAEAIQKFGVESQEDERLEDATGELYKVEHAKGVMSSHIPVYAGMKVSEAREVIADELKSEGLADEMYEFAERPVICRCGGRCVVRLMEDQWFMKYSDEDWKEMAHRCLSKMKIIPEEVRANFQYYIDWLNDWACSRRIGLGTRLPWDERWIIEPLTDSTIYMAYYTIAHKLREMDPEKLNDEFFDSVFLDESEVGDELREEFSYWYPLDWRLSAKDLIGNHLTFHIFHHSAIFPESRWPRGVVVFGMGLLEGNKMSSSKGNVILLRDAIERHGADVVRLFLMSSAEPWQDFDWREKEVIGTRRRIEWFRDFGERVSEIWDGELVLSELPEFEPESFAGKWMICQLNHRIKEATEALESFQTRKAVQEALYLLKKDVDHYMARVDGRADMEVKMVLAYVLSAWIRLMAPFTPYTAEEMWERYGGEGFVAEAPWPGFREDAISREVQVAEEMVQNTVRDIQEIMKILDTRPERVHLYISPPWKWDVLRIASEVGKPDMGAIMGRVSASGVHSNMKEVSEFVRRILRDAGKSEVVAVDEYSVLVDAGDYIKSEVGADVVIHRDADYDPENKAKNAVPLKPAIYLET, encoded by the coding sequence ATGAAGTCAAAAAGCCATGATGGCGGTGATTCAGTGGATATTGAGAGTAAATGGCGCGATAGGTGGAGAGATGCAGGAATATTTCATGCTGACCCCGATGACAGAGAGAAGATCTTCCTGACAGTTGCCTATCCCTACCCCAGCGGTGCCATGCACATAGGACACGGCAGGACCTACACTGTCCCGGATGTCTATGCACGTTTCAAGAGGATGCAGGGATACAACGTCCTCTTTCCAATGGCCTGGCATGTCACAGGGGCCCCGGTAATAGGTATAGCCAGGAGGATACAGAGAAAGGACCCCTGGACCCTCAAGATCTACAGGGAGGTCCACAAGGTACCCGAAGATGAACTTGAACGCTTCAGTGACCCTGAATACATAGTTGAATACTTCAGCAGGGAGTACCGTTCTGTGATGGAGGATATGGGCTACTCCATAGACTGGAGGCGTGAATTCAAGACCACGGACCCCACCTACAGCAGTTTCATACAGTGGCAGATAGGGAAGCTCCGTGAGATGGGCCTTGTAAGGAAGGGTGCCCATCCAGTGAAGTACTGCCCTGACTGTGAAAACCCTGTGGGTGACCATGACCTCCTTGAGGGGGAGGGTGTGGCCATAAACCAGCTCACACTCCTCAAGTTCAGAATGGATGATTCATACCTTGTTGCGGCCACCTTCAGGCCTGAAACAATCTACGGTGCAACCAACCTCTGGTTGAACCCGGAGGAGGAGTACGTGAGGGTGCGGACAGGCGGTGAAGAGTGGATAGTAAGCCGCGCCTCCCTTGATAACCTCTCCCATCAGAAGCTTGACCTTGAGGTTGAGGGCGAGGTGGACCCTGAGGAACTCATTGGAAGGGAAGTTGAAAACCCTGTAACCAGAGAAAGGCACCCCATACTTCCAGCCTCATTCGTTGACCCTGAATATGCCACCGGAGTGGTATTCTCTGTGCCTGCACATGCCCCTGCAGACTTCATAGCCCTTGAGGACCTCAGGAAGAACTCTGAACTGCTTGAAAGGTATGGCCTCGGTGATGTGATTAAGGGCCTCGAACCCATCAATGTTATCACAGTTGAGGGTTACGGAATGTTCCCTGCCGCGGAGGCAATCCAGAAATTCGGGGTTGAGAGTCAGGAGGATGAACGCCTTGAGGACGCCACCGGGGAACTCTACAAGGTTGAACATGCCAAGGGTGTGATGAGCAGCCACATCCCTGTATATGCTGGAATGAAGGTTTCAGAGGCCCGTGAAGTCATAGCAGATGAACTGAAATCTGAGGGGCTGGCCGATGAGATGTACGAGTTTGCAGAGCGCCCTGTGATATGCCGTTGCGGTGGAAGGTGCGTTGTGAGGCTCATGGAGGACCAGTGGTTTATGAAGTACTCCGATGAGGACTGGAAGGAAATGGCCCACCGGTGCCTCTCCAAGATGAAGATAATACCAGAGGAGGTTAGGGCCAACTTCCAGTACTACATTGACTGGCTGAATGACTGGGCATGCTCCAGGAGGATTGGTCTCGGTACAAGGCTCCCCTGGGATGAGAGGTGGATAATAGAGCCCCTCACCGATTCAACCATCTACATGGCCTACTACACCATCGCCCATAAACTGAGGGAGATGGACCCTGAGAAACTGAATGATGAGTTCTTTGACAGTGTCTTCCTTGATGAATCTGAAGTGGGGGATGAACTCAGGGAGGAATTCAGCTACTGGTACCCCCTTGACTGGAGGTTATCTGCCAAGGACCTCATAGGCAACCACCTCACATTCCATATATTCCATCATTCCGCCATATTCCCTGAATCCCGCTGGCCCCGTGGTGTTGTTGTATTTGGAATGGGCCTCCTTGAGGGTAACAAGATGTCCTCATCCAAGGGTAACGTGATACTGCTGCGGGATGCAATAGAGAGGCACGGGGCGGATGTTGTGCGCCTGTTCCTCATGTCATCTGCAGAGCCCTGGCAGGACTTCGACTGGAGGGAGAAGGAGGTTATAGGGACCAGGAGGCGCATCGAGTGGTTCAGGGACTTTGGTGAAAGGGTCTCTGAGATCTGGGACGGCGAACTGGTCCTATCTGAGCTTCCTGAATTTGAGCCTGAAAGTTTCGCCGGTAAGTGGATGATCTGCCAGCTTAACCACAGGATAAAAGAGGCTACTGAGGCCCTTGAGTCATTCCAGACCCGTAAGGCAGTGCAGGAGGCACTATATCTCCTCAAAAAGGATGTGGACCACTACATGGCCCGTGTTGATGGACGTGCGGACATGGAGGTTAAAATGGTGCTCGCATATGTTCTGAGCGCCTGGATAAGGCTCATGGCACCATTCACTCCCTACACAGCCGAGGAGATGTGGGAGAGATACGGTGGTGAGGGTTTCGTAGCAGAGGCCCCATGGCCAGGGTTCAGGGAGGACGCAATAAGCAGGGAGGTCCAGGTTGCAGAGGAGATGGTCCAGAACACCGTCAGGGATATCCAGGAGATCATGAAGATACTGGACACCCGGCCTGAGAGGGTGCACCTCTACATATCACCGCCCTGGAAGTGGGATGTCCTGAGAATAGCATCTGAGGTTGGAAAACCGGATATGGGTGCCATAATGGGGAGGGTTTCAGCCTCAGGAGTCCACAGCAACATGAAGGAGGTCTCGGAATTCGTGAGGAGGATCCTCCGGGATGCAGGTAAATCTGAGGTTGTTGCTGTGGACGAGTACAGTGTACTGGTTGATGCCGGTGACTACATAAAATCAGAGGTGGGGGCCGATGTGGTGATCCACCGCGATGCGGACTACGACCCTGAAAACAAGGCCAAAAATGCTGTTCCCCTTAAACCCGCAATATACCTTGAGACATGA
- the cutA gene encoding divalent-cation tolerance protein CutA: MFTLIYITTSGQEESARIGRRLVEDRLAACVNIIPSIKSFYHWEGSLEEDEESVLIVKTTSELTQQIIKRVRELHSYDNPCIISIPITGGSRDYLEWLNDEVKKP, translated from the coding sequence ATGTTCACTCTGATATACATAACAACCTCAGGCCAGGAGGAATCAGCAAGGATCGGGCGTAGACTTGTTGAGGATAGACTCGCAGCATGTGTGAACATCATACCCTCCATAAAATCATTCTACCACTGGGAGGGCTCCCTTGAGGAGGATGAGGAGTCGGTCCTTATTGTTAAAACAACCAGTGAACTAACCCAGCAAATAATTAAAAGAGTTAGGGAACTACATAGTTATGATAATCCATGCATAATTTCAATTCCCATAACAGGGGGATCCCGTGATTACCTTGAATGGTTAAATGATGAAGTCAAAAAGCCATGA
- a CDS encoding NAD+ synthase: MRHVPGLGPHVRERIEEFIKTMVADSRTEGVVMGLSGGVDSSTVAHLAADALGPDRVLGIIMPSATTPPEDLKHAELVAEETGIEYETVDIEPILESFSGICGHQPSRLALANLKPRARMMVLYYHANSMNRLVAGTGNRTELLVGYFTKYGDGGVDILPIGGLYKKQVRMLAEELGVPSEIISKAPSAGLWPGQTDEEELGISYDVLDEILFLLVDKKMGVSDVASELGVPAEEVKRIEGMVRAAGHKLRPPEIPDLEVI; encoded by the coding sequence ATGAGACATGTTCCAGGACTTGGTCCCCACGTGAGGGAGAGGATAGAGGAGTTCATAAAGACCATGGTGGCTGATAGCAGGACAGAGGGCGTTGTAATGGGTCTCAGTGGGGGTGTGGACTCTTCAACGGTGGCCCACCTTGCAGCGGACGCCCTTGGCCCGGATAGGGTCCTTGGCATAATCATGCCATCTGCCACAACACCCCCCGAGGACCTCAAACATGCAGAGCTGGTTGCAGAGGAAACCGGGATAGAATATGAGACCGTGGACATTGAACCCATTCTGGAGTCCTTCAGTGGTATATGCGGTCACCAGCCCAGCAGACTCGCTCTGGCGAACCTCAAGCCAAGGGCAAGGATGATGGTCCTCTACTACCATGCAAACTCCATGAACCGGCTTGTGGCAGGTACCGGTAACCGTACGGAGCTCCTTGTGGGTTACTTCACCAAATACGGTGATGGGGGAGTCGACATACTTCCAATTGGGGGCCTCTACAAGAAACAGGTTCGGATGCTTGCAGAGGAGCTTGGTGTTCCATCCGAGATAATATCCAAGGCCCCATCAGCCGGCCTCTGGCCAGGTCAGACCGATGAGGAGGAACTGGGGATAAGTTACGATGTCCTGGATGAGATCCTCTTTCTGCTGGTTGATAAAAAAATGGGGGTTTCTGATGTCGCATCTGAACTTGGAGTGCCTGCTGAAGAGGTTAAGAGGATAGAGGGGATGGTCCGTGCAGCAGGGCACAAACTCAGACCCCCTGAAATACCTGATCTTGAGGTGATCTGA